One region of Vibrio pelagius genomic DNA includes:
- the glsB gene encoding glutaminase B, with amino-acid sequence MKPTQAILAEILEEVRPLIGQGKVADYIPALAKVSNQKLAIAVYTNEGEVIQAGDAEEAFSIQSISKALSLTLAMVLYKPEEIWQRVGKEPSGQAFNSMIQLEMEHGIPRNPFINAGAIVVSDLLHSRLSAPRQRLLEFVRQLSGDTHIVYDKIVAASEMMHSDRNAAIAYLMRSFGNFDNEVIPVLNNYFHACALKMTCVDLAKTFSYLANKGTSVQTKKQVITPTQTKQLNALLATCGLYDGAGEFAYRVGMPGKSGVGGGIIAIVPGEMTIAVWSPELDPSGNSLAGTKALELLSERIGRSIF; translated from the coding sequence ATGAAACCGACACAAGCTATTTTGGCGGAGATTCTAGAAGAAGTTCGCCCTTTGATTGGCCAAGGAAAAGTGGCTGATTACATTCCGGCTCTGGCCAAAGTTTCGAATCAAAAGCTTGCTATTGCCGTTTACACCAATGAAGGTGAGGTGATCCAAGCAGGTGATGCAGAAGAAGCGTTCTCTATTCAGTCAATCTCTAAGGCGCTTAGTTTGACACTGGCTATGGTGCTCTATAAGCCAGAAGAGATTTGGCAACGTGTGGGCAAAGAGCCTTCCGGCCAAGCGTTTAACTCGATGATTCAGTTAGAGATGGAACACGGTATTCCACGTAATCCGTTTATCAATGCGGGTGCGATCGTGGTTTCAGATTTATTGCACAGTCGCCTATCTGCACCAAGACAGCGTTTGTTGGAGTTTGTACGTCAGCTCTCTGGTGATACGCATATTGTTTACGACAAGATAGTGGCCGCCTCTGAGATGATGCACAGTGATCGCAATGCGGCGATTGCTTATTTGATGCGCTCATTTGGTAACTTCGACAATGAAGTGATTCCGGTATTGAATAATTACTTCCATGCTTGTGCGCTTAAAATGACTTGTGTCGATTTAGCGAAGACCTTTAGTTACCTAGCGAATAAAGGCACTTCAGTACAGACTAAGAAGCAGGTGATTACTCCAACTCAAACGAAACAGTTAAATGCATTGCTTGCGACTTGTGGTTTGTATGATGGTGCTGGTGAATTTGCATATCGCGTTGGTATGCCGGGTAAATCTGGTGTCGGCGGTGGCATCATCGCTATCGTACCGGGAGAGATGACGATTGCTGTGTGGTCTCCAGAGCTTGATCCTTCTGGCAACTCATTGGCTGGCACCAAGGCTCTCGAACTGCTTTCAGAGCGTATTGGTCGCTCGATTTTTTAG
- the trmB gene encoding tRNA (guanosine(46)-N7)-methyltransferase TrmB, translated as MSEVTTNEYTEDGKLVRKIRSFVRREGRLTKGQENAMNECWPTMGIDYNPELLDWKEVFGNDNPVVLEIGFGMGASLVEMAKNAPEKNFLGIEVHSPGVGACLGTARDAGVTNLRVMCHDAVEVFEHMIPDSSLHTLQLFFPDPWHKARHHKRRIVKAEFAEMVRAKLHLETGIFHMATDWENYAEHMIEVMNAAPGFENIAEEGDFIPRPDDRPLTKFEARGHRLGHGVWDIKYKRTK; from the coding sequence ATGAGTGAAGTGACCACTAACGAATATACTGAAGACGGCAAACTGGTTCGTAAGATCCGCAGCTTTGTTCGCCGCGAAGGCCGCTTAACCAAAGGCCAAGAGAACGCGATGAACGAGTGTTGGCCAACTATGGGTATCGACTACAACCCAGAACTTCTAGATTGGAAAGAAGTTTTCGGTAACGATAACCCTGTAGTACTAGAGATCGGCTTTGGTATGGGTGCATCACTGGTTGAAATGGCAAAGAATGCGCCAGAGAAAAACTTTTTAGGTATCGAAGTTCACAGTCCAGGTGTTGGTGCATGTCTTGGTACTGCACGCGATGCTGGCGTAACTAACCTACGCGTGATGTGTCACGATGCGGTTGAAGTGTTCGAGCACATGATCCCAGATAGCAGCCTTCATACGCTACAGCTATTCTTCCCAGACCCGTGGCACAAAGCGCGTCACCACAAGCGTCGTATTGTTAAAGCTGAGTTTGCTGAGATGGTTCGTGCGAAGCTACACCTTGAAACAGGTATCTTCCACATGGCGACTGACTGGGAAAACTACGCAGAGCACATGATCGAAGTGATGAACGCGGCTCCTGGCTTCGAGAATATCGCAGAAGAGGGTGATTTCATTCCTCGCCCAGATGATCGCCCACTAACTAAGTTTGAAGCTCGTGGTCACCGTTTAGGCCACGGCGTATGGGATATTAAGTACAAACGTACTAAGTAA